AACTGTTTTGTTAAGGAACATGTCGAGCATATGCTGAGCAAATTCTTCGCCGTATTTTGCAATTACTTCTTCATAGTGCCTTCTAATCTTATCTTCCGTCGCAATCTGAACGTCAAAGCACTCGATGGAAATACCGTTTTTTTTGAAGTATTGCATGATGTCATACCCAAGCCCTCTTTGTACCGCATCAGGTTTTAACATGACAAAAGTAATACCCATTAACTTTTCCTCCCTTTAATCAAGTCTTTATAAGTTACTGGGGATTTTTCGCAATATTCCATTTTTGCACGGTGCTTCGCTTAAATCCAGGAATACTCTCATTCCCGGATGGACTGCGCGGGAGATTTTTTCTCCGTTCTCATCATAAATCTGTCTAACCTTTACCGGTCTGCCCGTCTTTCCCGGCTCGAGAAGTTCAAAAGTGTCCAGCGGCGAGAACGGATTCCTCTCAAGGCACTCCGCAAGGCCATTCTTTTCGCCTATTATCTTAGCCGCTATATCCCAATTCCTTATATATGCGGCGCCCTTGTATATCTGCCCCTTTTCTATCGGGCCAAAATAAAATCCAGTGCAATAATCCCTGTGGCTCACCTTGTTGACTTCATCCAATAGGCTTTTGTCAAATTTATATTGCTCTCCTTCTGACATAAACCTGTCTATTGCCATGCGGTAGGCGTTTGTAATAACAGCGACATAATAAGCCGATTTTGCGCGCCCTTCAATTTTAAAGCTTGTTATTCCGGCGCGAACAAGCTCCGGAATATGCTCTATCATGCACAAATCCCGCGAATTAAGTATATAAGTTCCTTGATCGTCCTCATAAATCGGCATATATTCGCCGGGCCTTGTGCTTTCACAGAGCGCATAGCTCCAGCGGCAGGGCTGCGCGCACTCTCCCCTGTTGGAGTCACGGCCCGTAAGATAATTGGAAAGCAGACACCTTCCAGAAAAGGAAACGCACATGGCGCCGTGGACAAATGCCTCTATTTCAAGCAGGCGCGGTGTGTGTTCTCTTAATACAGAGATTTCGCGAAGGCTCATTTCCCTCGCCAAGACAACCCTTTTGACCCCCATTGAATAAAGAACGTTCGCTGAGGCATAGTTTACTACGCCGGTCTGAGTCGACGCATGGAGCTCAATACCTTTGGCATATTTTTTGGCAAGCTCTATAACTCCAAGGTCAGTGACAATAAGAGCGTCTACACCGGCGTCTTTCGCTACTTCAAAAAAGCGCGGGAGCTTGTCTATCTCGTCGTTTCTGGGGAGGGTATTGCAGGTAAGATATATCTTCACGCCGTTTTTATGAGCAAACTCTACGGCGCGGCAAAGCTCTTCTTCACCAAAATTCCGTGGAGATGTGCGCATTGAGAACATCCTGCCTCCGAGATATACCGCGTCGGCGCCAAAGGCGACCGCCGCCTCAAGGCTCTCGAAATCACCGGCAGGGGACAAAAGTTCAGGTTTTTTCATCAATTTAACTGACCTCAAAAACAAATATTATTTTGCCACTTATCAATCGTCGCTTTTTGTAACATTTGTGCCTCCGGCCTTGCCTGTGTTTTCAGCCTTTCTGACGTTGACAAGGTGTTTCGCAAAGGTCTCGGCATAATAGTAATTGCCGTTTTTATCGGTGACAAAATAATAGTATTTTGTATCTGCGGGAGACAACGCGGCGTCAATTGCGGCAAGTCCCGGATTGCAGATAGGCCCAGGCGGCAGCCCTTCATGCTTATATGTGTTGTAAGCAGACGCTATATTCGTGCTGTTGACCGGCAGTATTGGTTCAATGTCTCTGGTCGCATAGAAGATTGTAGCGTCTGACTGAAGGAGCTTTTTCCCGTTGACACCGTTTTTAAGACGGTTGTGGAAAACGGAAGATACCTTCGCCATCTGGTCCTTATTGCTCGACTCGGCCTGAATAATTGACGCGAGTGTTATTACTTCATCGACTGTCATGCCCGACGCCTGAGTGGCTTTTCTGAAGGATTCATCAAAGCGCGTTTCAAAGTTTTTCAGCATCTTTTTGACAACAGCGTCCGGTGCCTGGTCGACATAAAATTCATAAGTATCAGGGAAAAGATACCCCTCAAGCCGATAGAAGCGGTCTGAATTGTTAGGAATCTGCGAACTGAATTCGAATTTAATGTCCTCTTTCTCGACCGCACTCAAAAACTGTTGTTTCGTGCAAACCTTCTTTTGCTCCAGCCGCTCACCTATCTGCTGAAGCGTAAAGCCCTCCGGAATCGTGACCTTGACAGTGGCCCGAGTCGTTGACTTCAATTTCCGTATTATAGCGTCATAACTCATGGACGAGCTCAATGAAAACTGTCCTTCGTGCAGACCCTGTTTGTTGCTTATCTTCGCATACAACTTGAAGATAAGAGCACTGCGTATGATGCCGTTCTTTTTTAGAATATCAGCAACCTTATCAATAGATGTATCATTCTTCGTTAACGTTATTTCAGTGGTCTTTTCCGGCCTGAACATGCCTAAATAATCGGTGGCAGCATATAATATTCCTACTGCGAGTAATATTGACACAAGAATAATACTTAGAGTATATATGAATGATTTTAACAGCGGGTGCTTTCTTGGTTCTTCATCAGTCTCTTCATATCCGCTGTCTTCTTGCTCTTCTTCCTGATTGGTTTTATCAGCCGGAAGCGTTATATTAAAGATTTTTTCGCTGTAATGAGACTTTGGTTTCTCATTTTCCGGTTTTGCAGCCGCGTTTTTTTCCTCTTCCAAGCCATGGGCTGAAGCTGAGGCTTGTTCCTTTTCTTCAGGGCTGCTGTCGGCCTTAATCTTTTTTTCGTCTTGCTCCATATAGTTCCTCCGCTTAAAAATAATCTGGCCGGGCTAACCATGCCCTCGGCAGTCGCCAAGAGTTTAGTAACGAAGCTATACAGCTTGTCATAAGATGTAAGGAGCCCGGTTAAACAGCTGATACTGTAGTTGAGGTGAACAAGATGTGTTGTTATGGCGGATTTCGCAGCAGCCTCTGGATACTTGTCCTTTTAGTGATAATATTATGCTGCTGCAACAATAATTTTTGCTGCAAGAGCCCGTGCAACTGCTGCTGACCTGACTTACATGCTTCGCAGAAAAGCCCCCACGCGGGGCTTTCTTTAATTTACGCCAAAATGCTTAAAGCATAAAAGTCCTAATGATATCATTATACATCAACAAACTGAATTTGTCAGCCTTCTGGCAGCAATTACAGCATATCGGGCTTTTATTTTCTTATTCTTATAATCTCTTTTTCAGTAACAATAATCTTTGCGGGGACATCAAATCTTCCCCTTGGCAGCGGAGTTCTGGACAGAACATCTGAGAAGCAGACGCCGACTGTTGTTCCTTTAAAAGTCTGCAAAAACCTGTCGTAATAGCCTTTTCCGTATCCGAGTCTTGTCCCGTATCGGTCAAACGCGAGCCCGGGCAAGACACAGAACCCTTTTCTGCTCGTGCAAAGCTTTTTGGGGTTTATACGCGGTTCAAGTATGCCGTAGCTGCCCTTTTCAAGTTCTTCAATGCTATTTATATAATAAAAGTCTATGTTTGGTTTGCCCTCAACGCAGCGAGGAACGGCAATCCTTTTGCCGTCATTATGTGCCGTCTCAATGAAAGCAAATGTATCGACTTCAAATTTCAGTGAAACATATGTCAGTACAAGTTCCGCGTTTTTATATTCTTCGAGTTTTGTTAAGTTACTTAAAATTTTAGCGCTTTTTTCAGCTCTTTCCTCATCGGAAAGAGCTGCACGGATCTTTTTCATCCGCTCACGAAGCGCTTTTTTCCGATAATATGTGTTCATCTATTTCATCCTAAAACAATTCTGATAATTTATTTATTGATTGTCAGAGTAAAATCTTCATCCCTGATTTTACCTTTTCAGCATTTTTGTTAAGACGCTCGGCGAGTTTCAGCCCAAAAGCAAAAGCGGCCCCGGGACCGTTGGCTGTGATAAACTGCCCGTCCTCACAGACTTGGGTATCCATAACTTCTGCTCCGTAGAGCTCATCTTCAAAGCCGGGATAGCAAACGGCCTTTTTGCCCTTCAGCAATCCCTTATGGCCCAAAATGGACGGCGCCGCACAAATAGCCCCGATAGTGGCACCGCTCTTTACCGCGCGGTCTATCGCCTTCTGGACACCTTCGCTTTTCTCCAGATTTGATGTCCCCGGTCCGCCCGGCAGCACTATCATTTCGGCGTTGTCGGAGATTTCGCTAAGCTCTATATCGGCTGTGACGATGATTCCGTGGGCGCCCTTTACCTGCTTGCCGCTGACGCCGACTGTTTTCACCTCTGCCCCGCTGCGGCGCAGTATATCAACCGGCGCTATTGCTTCAACTTCCTCAAAACCATCGGCCAGAAAAACATATACCATTTTGCATAACCTCCCTTTAATGTAAATCAAATCACATCTTTTCTATTTCAGCCATAAGTTCATCCAAAGCAACTGCTTCGGGAACCTTGCGCAATATCTTGCCGTTTTTGAAAATAAGGCACTGACCGTCTCCTCCGGCCAAACCGATATCCGCCTCGCGGGCTTCACCGGGGC
This DNA window, taken from [Clostridium] cellulosi, encodes the following:
- a CDS encoding hypothetical protein (High confidence in function and specificity), which translates into the protein MKKPELLSPAGDFESLEAAVAFGADAVYLGGRMFSMRTSPRNFGEEELCRAVEFAHKNGVKIYLTCNTLPRNDEIDKLPRFFEVAKDAGVDALIVTDLGVIELAKKYAKGIELHASTQTGVVNYASANVLYSMGVKRVVLAREMSLREISVLREHTPRLLEIEAFVHGAMCVSFSGRCLLSNYLTGRDSNRGECAQPCRWSYALCESTRPGEYMPIYEDDQGTYILNSRDLCMIEHIPELVRAGITSFKIEGRAKSAYYVAVITNAYRMAIDRFMSEGEQYKFDKSLLDEVNKVSHRDYCTGFYFGPIEKGQIYKGAAYIRNWDIAAKIIGEKNGLAECLERNPFSPLDTFELLEPGKTGRPVKVRQIYDENGEKISRAVHPGMRVFLDLSEAPCKNGILRKIPSNL
- a CDS encoding hypothetical protein (Family membership), with protein sequence MEQDEKKIKADSSPEEKEQASASAHGLEEEKNAAAKPENEKPKSHYSEKIFNITLPADKTNQEEEQEDSGYEETDEEPRKHPLLKSFIYTLSIILVSILLAVGILYAATDYLGMFRPEKTTEITLTKNDTSIDKVADILKKNGIIRSALIFKLYAKISNKQGLHEGQFSLSSSMSYDAIIRKLKSTTRATVKVTIPEGFTLQQIGERLEQKKVCTKQQFLSAVEKEDIKFEFSSQIPNNSDRFYRLEGYLFPDTYEFYVDQAPDAVVKKMLKNFETRFDESFRKATQASGMTVDEVITLASIIQAESSNKDQMAKVSSVFHNRLKNGVNGKKLLQSDATIFYATRDIEPILPVNSTNIASAYNTYKHEGLPPGPICNPGLAAIDAALSPADTKYYYFVTDKNGNYYYAETFAKHLVNVRKAENTGKAGGTNVTKSDD
- a CDS encoding hypothetical protein (Family membership) — translated: MNTYYRKKALRERMKKIRAALSDEERAEKSAKILSNLTKLEEYKNAELVLTYVSLKFEVDTFAFIETAHNDGKRIAVPRCVEGKPNIDFYYINSIEELEKGSYGILEPRINPKKLCTSRKGFCVLPGLAFDRYGTRLGYGKGYYDRFLQTFKGTTVGVCFSDVLSRTPLPRGRFDVPAKIIVTEKEIIRIRK
- a CDS encoding DJ-1 family protein (High confidence in function and specificity), producing the protein MVYVFLADGFEEVEAIAPVDILRRSGAEVKTVGVSGKQVKGAHGIIVTADIELSEISDNAEMIVLPGGPGTSNLEKSEGVQKAIDRAVKSGATIGAICAAPSILGHKGLLKGKKAVCYPGFEDELYGAEVMDTQVCEDGQFITANGPGAAFAFGLKLAERLNKNAEKVKSGMKILL